The Melitaea cinxia chromosome 16, ilMelCinx1.1, whole genome shotgun sequence genome contains the following window.
agcTGGCCTTTTTCAAGACGttccttatttggtctcggaacgtccgcctaggtctatcccttccaacccttccatccacattTGCCTTATACACTTGTACTTAATAATATGTTTGACAATTATGTTACTTTTGTACACGTATAGTTCATTAGaagataaactatttatttattacagataattgtaaatattaaatatcttaaaataatcCAATGGATGCAATAGAGTCCCTGCGCCCCATAGGCGGttaggggtagggttggcaactcGCTggcgatggttctggtgttgcaggcgtctataggctctggtaatcgtacgcttgttttccgaccttgttttatataataaaacaaaaatatttaactacacAAAATCTTTAGTCTTAATATACAGCTTGACCGTTCCATGAAATGCAGTAGGCgttgaaataattgtttttgcttgcaaacgaaaacaaccgacttcaatttcatggACCAGTAATACATCGTAGTTAGACCAAAAATAGGCATAATTAGAGTTAAATCAAAAAGTCCTCACCAGATCTCGATCAAGTTAAagtggaaccacatgacaagcgctAGCTTTTGATtgaataagaatcatcaaaatcggcttactCAGCAAAAACTTATGAATATATAcgcaaaaaatatagtcgaattgggaactacttttttggaagtcgattaaaaatgaaGATTGTGATGGAACCCAagattattacttaaattttattgatatttgactttttgagctatccctaataatacgtgttcattaaaacatttactCAACTACCCAcactaatttaattatatgagtGTATAAAACTCAAAACAATATCATCTGCGTTAAGTTCAATTTATGTCCAATCATTATACATTTATAGTCGATGAATTGTTTTGTCACGCCCTTGTGTTTTAAGCCCTATCAATAAGAGTTTAAGTGACAGAAATAACTTCTCGTTCTTTTAATACAAACAATCGAATTGTTTCGTAACAAAAAGCTTTCATACAAAGACCTTAACAGATTTTGcgtaaaaagaattttattttcgtaGGATATCGTTAGAAACATACTAACTGCTTTGAAAATAATTCCCttgaatgtttttataaaataggatTTCTTTCAATTCAGTagaatttaatgataaataaataaagaaaatacggTTTTACCTACACCGACCATAGTGATATCATTACTACTTTTATGAGTCACTGTGAGCCATACATTGTTATGAGTTatcacacgtaaaaaaaaattggttgtgtctataaagttggtttacagacgatagtttaacgtgacaacgtcataacaaaatatcttgTTGAACGCATAGgacaatcgagtggaagagagatagatgcagCGCAaacgtacaatgagcgtaacagGACagtgagtcatcctttttcgtgcacgcaagttcttcttcttcttcttttactttggctccctgaaggatttgccaatatctgaGTGGAGCTTAGTTTATGAGATAATTTATGAGAATCGTTAAGTTAGGGCAGAAAACTTTGCTTTGTGTAAGGCTTTGTGGGAGTGCAAGtcgtaaaatcaaaaataaagattaagaAGTGAATCAGAAATACGTCAGAGTTGTTGCCAGTTTTTCGCAATTTTAAGTGCCGATGCACGCaagttcatcgatttattacacgttgtcacgtcaaaaaatatattcgaattGACAACCTCGTACTTTTTGAAGTCGTCCACCATCTTTTGTGCTTTTGTATATCAACACAGAACCTTTTCAAATATCagtttgttttagtttaaaattctGTCAACAAGATTTTAGGTCGCAATTAGCGTGGGTCACAGTTTGAAATTTTTAGCTCCGATATAAggtaaatttgtttaatattaattacgatTCCTGTGTTCTACCCTCGGTTACAAATAAGGTCGGTAATTTGTTCACGGATTTCACTGACGGCGTAATTTGTGTGGTCTTcttatgttaaattaattaaaaagatatacGGTCTAGTTATATTAATACCTAGGCGGGAATTTCtattggttttaattttgaagttatacttcttgtTGCGCGTTAGATAAAAATTATGATagaaaatttttacgatgcgcgcgcacactatcacaaaaaaccgacaccctgaagttaggtagtcaacgaagaagaagttagcaacgtgaaggtAGCTAgccaaagaagtataacttcttacgtgcgtacataagtactcACACATTGATACGGCTtactacgctttttttaacCTTGTATCACTACATTATggtatcataaataaatttccaaagCTCGAAGCCTTGCCTtgtctgaataaaaaaaagataaaagataaaaaaaagtatggtGGCTACTGGTGACATTTTTTGACACCTAATCTACGCAGACCAGATCCAGTGTTTTGAAGCTCCAATGACATTGGTTCTTCCAATTATGTACCCAACTAACGTAACAAGCTAATAATGGTGGATAGCTTGTTGgtgtattgatttttattaaaactttgttcgtcaattccttaatttttttttttttttttttttttttttttttctttttatttgggaaaacaAACAGTATTACAATGGGTATCAACAACAtcagtatatatacaaaaagtacTCATCGTAATACCAACACCGTTTACCACGGATTAcctcaaatattacaaaataagtcGATCACAGTTACAAGACAAACAGCTATAATTACAAGGTAAAtccaattaatttaaacattgcaATACAAGTTTTTTATAAGTGCGGGGACTCGTCACAGCAATATCGATTGCGTTAAACAGATCGTTATAAGAACTAAGCATTCGATGCAGTGGAGATCGTCTACCAGCGTTTGTACGGCAGCGAGATGtggcaaacattttaataatattgcgaCAGTGGGTTCTATTCGGCACTCCATAACATACTTGGTTCACAAGACCAGGACAATCATATCTATTGTGACACAAATCATACACAAACATAGCTTCAAGTTGACTACGTCTAGCTTCTAGGGTAATGAGATTATACTTCTTAAGCAACTGATCATACGGCATTCGACACAGACAACACCTGTAATGCATACTCTTTAAGAATTTAGCTTGAATGTTTTCGAGTATCgcagtatattttttgtataacggGTTCCACACAAGCACAGCATATTCGACCTGAGAGCGGACCAGAGCATTATATAGAGTAATATAAGAGGATGtctgtttaaaattaatggATGCTCGCATAACAAAACCGAACATTTTGAAAGCTTTACttctaatattttcaatatgcaTATCAAAATGTAGCTTACAATCCATCAAGACTCCAAGATCTCTGATGGATTTAACAGAATCTAATTGTACATTGCATAACTCATATTGAAAGCGACTAACATATTTCTTTTTCGTGAAAGTGATGTGCTTACACTTGCTTATACTAAGTTCCATTTTGTTGTTTATACAGTAAGTAGAAAATCTATTAAGATCTGCTTGAAATTTGACGTGATCATTAAAACTGTCTATAGTATGGTAAATTTTTAAGTCGTCTGCATATAGTAAGATATTACAAAACTCAAAACAGTATTTTATGTCATTAACAAATAGTAGGAAGAGTAAAGGACCCATTATCGAGCCCTGAGGAACACCAGacgttatcaaaataaattctgACTCACCACCATTGAAAGCAACTTTTTGAGTCCTATTAGTTATGTAAGACTTAAACCAGCGCCATAAATTACCACGAATGCCATTGAATGCTAGCTTTTCTAAAAGGATTTTATGATCAACTCTGTCAAAGGCCTTCCTAAAATCTGTGTAAACACAGTCGGTCTGTTTATTTTCATCAATGcttttaaataagtatgttGTATAAACTAACAAATTCGTGTTGGTTGAACGACGGTTAACGAAGCCATGCTGTTCAGGAATTATTATGTTGTGCAGCGAAGGGTATATGGCATTATGAACAAGTTTCTCAAAGAGCTTTGACAGGGCCGGCAGTATTGATATTGGTCGATAGTTCTCAACATTTGACCTATCGCCACATTTAAAGACTGGTGTGATTCTAGCGGACTTCCAAATTGTTGGGAAAACGCCTTCACTTAGGCTTAAATTGAACAAATGATGTATCGGGCGGTACAAGACGGAAGCACAGGACCTAAGTAGAATAGGAGGTAGATTATCCAGACCAGAACTTTTAGTGACATCCAAGGCTCGCAATGCAGTCAAGATATCAGTTTCGGATATATATAAATCTGTTAAATTAAGATCTGAATTTACATTAACGtcagaaatattatttacgtCGAAATCACATGGAACATTATTTGGTCCAAAAACTGATCTGAAATGCTGGGAGTATAACTGGCTTATGCTATCTGGATTACTTGCTGTAATACCATTATAATGAAATGTACTTGGAGAGTTGtggttcttatttttattatagatatatttccagaaataattaatatttttatttactttttcctCCACTTCcttcaaataaagtttatagCTACTCTTTGATATGCTTCTAAATCTATCCCTGTACACAGCAAATTCTTCATAGTCAGACGGATTTTTGTAAGTTTTCCACTTTACCCAGGCTCTATTTTTATTCCTAAATATATGAATCAACGCTGAATTAAACCAAATGGGAAACTTAGTGGTCTTAACTAATTTTGTAGGCAcatacttcttaataatattataaataacttcaTAGAATGCCGAGGTAGCGTGCTCAGTTTTTTTACCGTGAAATATTAATGCCCAATCAATCTCGTCAAGTGCCTCAGATATAGCAATAAAATTAGCCTTGTGAAAGTTATACTCAATCCTAGGTTTATTAGGAGTAGATATAAAATTACTACTTATAGGGACAAGCACGTAAAAGGGCGGATGGTTTTTATCAGGAGGTACCAGTGGGACGGGAGCAGCATATGATTCACAATCACTTATGTCAGTAATAAACAAGTCAAGTATGcggttattgttatttttgaatttattcatTTGGAAAACAGTAAAACAGTTAATAAAATGATACAGGTACATGCAcgatgaattataattattacataatatgggTGTTAAATATTTTCCAGTGTCCCGCCATTCCATTCTAGGTAAATTATAGTCACCCAATACAATAAATCTGTCAATATCACCAAACTGAAACACTGACTCCAAATCTTCCAGATGCTGTTTATAAATATGAGAGGGTACATTAGGCGGTATATAACTAGCACTGATTACACAGCAATAGTTACGCGTGTGTAGTTCAATAAAAAGACTATCAATAAAAGGCGATGAGGACCCCAATGAAGTCTCTAAGTTGCTTGACTTGACGCGGCTCGTTGGGGTAAATGGCCGCGCGCCCATGCCGATGCGAACCGCTACCAGCACACCGCCCCCGTCACGTCGTCCGCAACCGTCGCGGTCCCGGTCGCAGCGGAATACGTTATAACGAGCATCAATAAATTCACTATCGcatatattactatttaacCATGTTTCAGTAAGAACAATGACATCGTAATTATGAGAGagaatattcatataaatagtattaagtTTTGTTTTCAAGCCACGACAGTTCTGATAAAATACTGATAACACATATTTATCCATTGTTAAACCGAGTatataaaacgtatttaataacataataatgcCGCCTACCCGCAAATctcaaataaaaacataaatagtaaatatttaatcgcagctgatttaaaaaaacatagaaCCTAAATACAATATACTTAATATTCCTAAGTTTGCCtgcaatacaaaatatattataaaaatatgataatataaaaataaatattttatcacactgccagtaaatacataaaagttcatcatagtaaaaaaatactaatcgaagACGCATAGCCACAACAAAAGCAACCGTAAACACACCACTCCAGCCACCAATAGCTGTGCTTGCATAAAACGCGACGgagacataataatataatagtcgtataaaaattaaaaataacaaaaaactatgtatgataaatatattacagttaagctttatatataataaataaaaaataattacattgctATAAGGGTACAAGCCCACCACTACAAGTTCACAATGGTAATAAAGCAATAAGCACGCCCTGAAAGCAGTAACAGAAGCAGACGTAAACATGTTACTCAAGCCACTCATAGCTATGTTTGCATTGAACGCAACAGAGACGTAATATAACAGTTTTATACAATACAGAAACAACACAACGACACGTATTACATGATAACAAAGCTTTATATATACTaagggaaaaataaaaatattattataggagTGCGAACCCTCTACTTGTAAATAGTAAGAAAAGATGTTACTTGAACTTGGAGATGTCAGCTGATGTTTTAATAGCAATAACGGGCGATGTATCCGATTTGCGAGCGAGAATTGTGCCATGCTTAatccatacatatttataatcacACTGCTTAGCAACTTCCCGACACCGGCGAAATAATAGTTTGTAGTGTAATGTTAAGTGTTCGTTTATGTACACAGAGTTTGGTGATCCTGATACGGATAGCCTTGCTGAGTCCAAGCCTTTCATGGTGCGACACGCAGCCAGTACATTGTCGCGTTTTAGTTTACTGGTAAACttaacaacaatattttttggtcTTCGATCCTTTTGATCACCATGAGGTACTCGATGAATGGCTACAATATCCGTGGAACGTATAGGATGTTTGATTTCGTTTCCTAGGCATTCTAATATAGACAATAGGTTTTCACTGCGTCGCTCCGGGAGATTAGAAATTTCAATATTGCAATCCCTTGCCTGCTGTTCCatgtttaagattttattttcaagGACTGATATTTTACCCTCGCAGTCGACAGATGTCTTTGTTCCACTCTCCAATGATTTGATACGAGTATCAAACTCGTCCAGGCGATCCGACGAGAAATTCAATGATTTTTCGAATTCATTTAAACGGTTGTTAAATAGGGtgatagaattatttattttgatattttcagCTTTCAACTTGACTATGTTATTATTGATATCACTTAACAATGTAGATATTTTGGATAGCTCTGTAGACATAGCCGAGCTTACTGCCGTAGCAACACAGTTTGAGATGCattcattaatatttgtattccaTAATACCATTTGCTGCTTGAACCTTTCCTCAAAGATGCCAAAAAGTTCACTCATATCTGGATCATGGGGTACTTTTCGTTTTCTAGAATAGGTGTAATCGATTTGTTCATCACATTTTGACAGGTCACCGTCCGATAAGAATTTGTTTGGTGGCGTTCTTTGCAAAGACATTATCAATATAAGATCCTGGGAGTTAgaggaaaacaaaaaatatttgttgtctCTTAGTCTAGCGGTGAGGTGGTGAGGAAACCGCACCGCTGCGGCCGACAGATGCGATGCCAGAAAGAGAAACCTCGCTTAGATGTTACTATCGCGATTAACTTAACACAGATTAGTTTCACAGCAAAACAAGTTATCTACTTATTACACTACGGAAGTAAATCGTATGCACTTTATctttttattgttagtatacCAGCAGCACGTCCGTCTCAAACAAGTGACCGACGATGAATGATAATTCTCAAAGATGACTTTTCTTTCAGTCCGTTTCGTTGTAAAAGTGAAAAATTGTACTATggttttatgaatttaataataaacaattttcgaAGATTTACTATTCTATTAGACAGAATGTCTGGTGATATAGTATCGTATATATATACTCCTAtgtgtcctttatagaatcgtaaactatgcatttgaccATGTATGATCTTCAGTAAAGGTTAATACATGAGACCACAatggtttctgagttggtacgaccaaaaaaaagtatagccagtatatctatataaaataaatgtttgtctgtatgtcctttatagaatcgtaaactatgcgtTTGATAATGCCaagatcttcagcaaagtgttgtgaatgagcccacaaaggtttttgaGTTGGTATGACCAAataaaagcgtagcaacgcgtaAACGAAAATCATTTCCAGCACGAGAATGTCGCCACACAACAAATTAAAACAGTGGAACAGTAACCACAAATGTCGAGACAGATGAAACCGCGCGCAACGTCGAGCGATTCAAACGTAACTTGTTTACAAAAAACTACGTCAATCGTTATAACTGTCAACATAGATGAAGTAGATGAAAAGTCGTCGAAGCTATTATGATTGTCagacttaataattttattggagGACACTttacttgtttttgtataaCGAAGAAGTAAATTCAATTTAACTCaaattctatttaatttgaatgaactgtaaaataatttacgtaTTTGAGACGTtgcaatattttacttattacataataattttagtaattttttattttattttttaacaatgttAAGATTTAAAAAGTTGCCAGACATATTAATGCAGGATTTAAGTTGACAATTGATCACAcataattaaatagtataatGTGAAAGATTCTTAACTTTATTTCTCTCTTAATACAATAAGTTTACATTTACAttcagttaataataattatttaggtgatatattttgataataattttcatcTAAGAACTacgttattacttttaataacatttatctAACGGGTTTTAcagaaattacaaaaaacattaTGAAGCAACTTGTAGttgtaatataagtattatttgaaagttttcaaaattacaccttttgaagtaaaacttctttacgcatgcttgacttggggagtaagctggtgaatgcgtgacgagagcgttacgaaaagtgtgatcgggtgggGTAAACGGAAGTtggagggagatataagttagtaaagatggaaagagagttacgtttcgtaatttttacttcaatattgtagtctaaagcacattcgtttttttctttacacttttcttttaattatagtcCAGCTCATGACTTGCACTTCACAAGAATCTTGAATAATGGAATGCTCAGATTATATCTAAGAGAGTGCCTAGGAAATGACTTAGTCACGATATTAGCGGTTCGTATCAGAAGTAACTAgtcattaatatataatacaaaaaaggacgtttttttatctgtattcaACAGTTTATTACAGAGCACATTGTCCTTACTACATAGttggaaatatcctgctcaaaatctggagcagcccgattgggggaGTACCTCGACTCAAAGAAGATCATACCTAAATTATacgttttcaagtagtgttgtattccaaAGTTAAGTAAGGTGGATATAGCTCCTGGATAGATTGGAGGTAGGGCTGACAACACGCTTTCGATACTTCTGATGTTTCAAACGTCTTTAGGCTATAGTAAACACTTACCATTCGGTTGGCCGTATCCTTTGTTGCCATCTTTgagatataacaaaaaatacaaaaaaaaaatggaaatgaTTTAGAagtaaccaaaataaaaatcaaaaatgattGTATTTACATAGGCCTCAAAGTACCAGCATCTTCGGATCGTtatttgacaaaataaaatttgacgAACGTAGCCTACGTTGAGTAAGACaagttataacataaaaaatactaaggctaatataaaaatatgttgtaaAAGACCTTTTTCAATTCCTTTTTCAATGTCAGGCCTATAATAGAGATAAATCAACATGTAACCTACCTAATAACTTAAAAGATTGTTTAACTGAAAATGGCCTTATACAGACAGTTAACTTtttgaaaaagataaatatgtacAAGGCTATATAAATGTTACTATCGCTAATGACCTTAGCTGTTAAAAAGcgactataaataaataaattaaaaaaaaaaaattcattcagTAGTCAGGATCTACTAACTTAGGTACTTTGTATTTTACTTCTCCGCAGACCTTAATATGTCAATCAAATAAACGTGACGGAAAAATTCATTTAAGTTACTACTTACTTACCCTACTCTACCTTACCTCTAAAATCGCttgatttttgttgattttgtataataatagctGACCCCCACAAACGCTGTTTTGCCATCTATGTTATTAGCAACCTTAAtcccccttgtaacttagggatatgaaaaatagattttggccgattctcagaactacctgatatgcacacaaaatttcataaaaattggtccagccgttatGTAGGAGTATAgtaactaacattatgacatgagaattttatatataagaattgttatataatatcgtataatacttttttttttatgttattaggtcggcaaacaagcgtacggctcacctgatggtaagcgattaccgtagcttatagacacctgcaacaccagaagcatcgcaagcgcgttgccgacccaatccc
Protein-coding sequences here:
- the LOC123660983 gene encoding uncharacterized protein LOC123660983, whose protein sequence is MSLQRTPPNKFLSDGDLSKCDEQIDYTYSRKRKVPHDPDMSELFGIFEERFKQQMVLWNTNINECISNCVATAVSSAMSTELSKISTLLSDINNNIVKLKAENIKINNSITLFNNRLNEFEKSLNFSSDRLDEFDTRIKSLESGTKTSVDCEGKISVLENKILNMEQQARDCNIEISNLPERRSENLLSILECLGNEIKHPIRSTDIVAIHRVPHGDQKDRRPKNIVVKFTSKLKRDNVLAACRTMKGLDSARLSVSGSPNSVYINEHLTLHYKLLFRRCREVAKQCDYKYVWIKHGTILARKSDTSPVIAIKTSADISKFK